In Mytilus edulis chromosome 4, xbMytEdul2.2, whole genome shotgun sequence, the following proteins share a genomic window:
- the LOC139521295 gene encoding forkhead box protein I3-A-like, which produces MYNMLFCILISIRLSLRILEAMINSQFNIDYTVADIETVEGESISSDDDRVETPSKWTSDRKSNCINGEPIAKKRLSSIDSKKKPPHSYIAMISMAILSKPDKKMLLNDIYQYIMEHFPFYNNEEKAWKNNIRHNLSLNECFGKHSRSNSGKGNYWSIHPSCMEEFAIGDFRRRQARRKARTNSVKSVNGSYYENDFRYNFGYVPMTSSLIGFNSMNGTHMHTPLHSPFNIFQSPVSELGTTAKPCPATIQSFGTNSLFNVTPSTPFVRSFNAQSVLNMKSPFSSNTNPVFYPSCQIQRGFSDW; this is translated from the exons ATGTATAATATGTTATTCTGTATTCTTATATCAATAAGATTAAGTCTTAGAATTCTAGAAGCCATGATTAATTCACAGTTCAACATCGATTATACTGTAGCGGatattgaaacagtagaaggagAATCTATTTCGAGCGATGATGATAGAGTCGAGACACCTTCTAAATGGACAAGTGACCGTAAAAGTAACTGCATTAACGGTGAACCTATTGCAAAG AAACGATTATCTTCCATTGATTCCAAAAAGAAGCCACCACACTCTTATATCGCTATGATTTCGATGGCAATATTGAGTAAACCGGACAAGAAAATGTTACTCAACGATATATACCAATATATAATGGAACATTTTCCATTCTACAATAACGAAGAAAAGGCATGGAAAAACAACATACGGCATAATCTTTCTCTGAACGAGTGCTTCGGGAAACATAGCAGGTCTAATAGCGGAAAGGGTAACTATTGGTCTATCCATCCATCATGCATGGAAGAGTTTGCAATAGGAGATTTCAGACGTCGGCAAGCACGGCGGAAAGCACGGACGAATTCTGTAAAATCTGTCAACGGTTCTTATTATGAAAATGACTTCCGATACAATTTTGGATATGTACCTATGACATCGTCGTTAATTGGGTTCAACTCAATGAACGGAACACATATGCATACACCCCTTCACAGTCCATTCAACATTTTTCAGTCTCCAGTATCTGAACTCGGAACGACTGCAAAACCCTGTCCGGCCACCATTCAGTCTTTTGGAACCAACTCACTATTTAATGTTACACCATCAACGCCATTCGTACGATCTTTCAATGCACAATCTGTGCTTAATATGAAGTCACCTTTCAGCTCAAATACGAATCCAGTATTTTACCCATCCTGTCAGATACAAAGAGGGTTTTCTGATTGGTGA